The proteins below are encoded in one region of Nakamurella flava:
- the dhaK gene encoding dihydroxyacetone kinase subunit DhaK — MKKFVNDPKAFVPEMLEGLALANPDTLTYVPEYNLIMRADSPRNDKVSIVQGSGSGHEPAHVMAVGKGMLDAACPGDVFAAPPMDYVYETAKRLASDKGVLLLVNNYTGDRMAFDMGKEMADADGVRTELLFINDDVAVKDSLYTIGRRGVAGNFFVIKAVGAASEEGADLDECIRIGKKVNDVTRTMGVALTACTPPAKGSPLFELADDEIEMGVGIHGEPGRERKKIAPADAIVDELLDAIVGDLPYSSGDRVALMVNGLGGTPISELYILFRRAHQRLADQGITVARSYVNEYCTSLDMAGASITLVKLDDEIERLLQAPAEIGNRIF, encoded by the coding sequence ATGAAGAAGTTCGTCAACGACCCTAAGGCGTTCGTGCCCGAGATGCTCGAGGGCCTGGCCCTGGCCAACCCGGACACGCTCACCTACGTGCCCGAGTACAACCTGATCATGCGGGCCGACAGCCCCCGCAACGACAAGGTCTCCATCGTCCAGGGCTCGGGCTCCGGCCACGAGCCGGCGCACGTCATGGCGGTCGGCAAGGGCATGCTCGACGCCGCCTGTCCGGGTGATGTGTTCGCCGCACCGCCGATGGATTACGTCTACGAGACGGCGAAGCGCCTGGCCTCCGACAAGGGCGTGCTGTTGCTGGTGAACAACTACACCGGCGACCGGATGGCCTTCGACATGGGCAAGGAGATGGCCGACGCGGACGGTGTCCGCACCGAGCTGCTCTTCATCAACGACGACGTCGCGGTCAAGGACTCGCTGTACACCATCGGCCGCCGCGGCGTCGCCGGGAACTTCTTCGTCATCAAGGCCGTGGGCGCCGCCTCCGAGGAGGGCGCCGACCTTGACGAGTGCATCCGCATCGGCAAGAAGGTCAACGACGTCACCCGCACCATGGGGGTCGCCCTGACCGCGTGCACTCCCCCGGCCAAGGGTTCGCCGCTGTTCGAGTTGGCCGACGACGAGATCGAGATGGGCGTCGGGATCCACGGCGAGCCGGGCCGCGAACGCAAGAAGATCGCCCCCGCCGACGCCATCGTCGACGAACTGCTCGACGCGATCGTCGGCGACCTGCCCTACAGCAGCGGGGACCGGGTCGCCCTGATGGTCAACGGCCTGGGCGGCACGCCGATCAGTGAGCTGTACATCCTGTTCCGCCGCGCCCACCAGCGGCTGGCCGACCAGGGCATCACCGTGGCTCGCAGCTATGTCAACGAGTACTGCACGTCGCTGGACATGGCCGGTGCGTCGATCACCCTGGTCAAGCTGGATGACGAGATCGAGCGGCTGCTGCAGGCCCCGGCTGAGATCGGCAACCGCATCTTTTGA
- a CDS encoding TIGR03086 family metal-binding protein, with amino-acid sequence MTDPSSSSPGFDLGEAADRLSRVVSGIRDDQLSAPTPCPDYTVGDLLEHVIGLTRAFTEAAAPVPPSDVGGHQPPAGDAARLPADWRARLSRDLPALAHAWRQPGAWSGMRRAGGIDMPAEVAAVVAIDEIALHAWDLAVSTGQDYEPDPATLPVVQQFVASFDDDNRAGLFGPAVTLPAPATRWDRVLGQAGRNPRWTSPGQ; translated from the coding sequence ATGACCGACCCGTCATCGTCCTCACCCGGGTTCGACCTGGGGGAGGCCGCTGACCGCCTGAGCCGCGTCGTGTCCGGCATCCGGGACGACCAGCTGAGCGCACCCACGCCGTGCCCGGACTACACCGTGGGGGACCTGCTGGAACACGTCATCGGTCTCACCCGCGCATTCACCGAAGCCGCCGCGCCGGTGCCGCCATCCGACGTGGGTGGTCATCAACCGCCGGCCGGGGACGCCGCTCGACTGCCGGCCGACTGGCGGGCCCGGCTGTCCCGTGACCTGCCGGCGCTGGCCCACGCCTGGCGGCAGCCCGGGGCCTGGTCGGGAATGCGGCGGGCCGGTGGGATCGACATGCCGGCCGAAGTCGCAGCGGTCGTCGCGATCGACGAGATCGCCCTGCACGCCTGGGATCTGGCCGTCTCGACCGGACAGGACTACGAGCCGGACCCGGCGACGCTGCCGGTGGTCCAGCAGTTCGTGGCGTCGTTCGACGACGACAACCGCGCGGGGCTCTTCGGACCTGCCGTCACGCTGCCGGCCCCCGCGACCCGCTGGGACCGGGTCCTCGGGCAGGCCGGGCGCAACCCGCGCTGGACGTCACCGGGGCAATGA
- the ahcY gene encoding adenosylhomocysteinase, with protein MTASVDHLTVDRAGDLDYKVADLSLAEFGRKEITLAEHEMPGLMTLRREYSEVRPLAGARISGSLHMTVQTAVLIETLVDLGADVRWASCNIFSTQDHAAAAVVVGRHGTVENPSGVPVFAWKGETLPEYWWCTDRMLRWPGADGTETGPNMILDDGGDATLLIHKAVQYEKTGVVPSLDESDPEYSEEYAVILELLRESLAGDGQFWTRNAPEIIGVTEETTTGVNRLYHLAAAGELLFPAINVNDSVTKSKFDNKYGIRHSLVDGINRGTDVLIGGKVALVAGYGDVGKGAAESLRGQGARVIVSEVDPICALQALMDGYEVARIDEAIERADLVITTTGNKDIIRIDHMQRMKHQAILGNIGHFDNEIDMAGLARIPGVHRIEIKPQVHEWRFPSGRSLIVLSEGRLLNLGNATGHPSFVMSASFANQVIAQIELFTKPNEWDKEVYRLPKHLDEKVAKIHVEALGGELTKLSKDQAEYIGVDVEGPFKPEHYRY; from the coding sequence GATCGCGCCGGCGACCTCGACTACAAGGTCGCCGATCTGTCCCTGGCCGAGTTCGGCCGCAAGGAGATCACCCTCGCCGAGCACGAGATGCCCGGCCTGATGACCCTGCGCCGGGAGTACAGCGAGGTCCGTCCGCTGGCCGGCGCCCGCATCTCCGGCTCCCTGCACATGACCGTGCAGACCGCCGTCCTCATCGAAACGCTGGTGGATCTCGGCGCCGACGTGCGGTGGGCGTCCTGCAACATCTTCTCCACCCAGGACCACGCGGCGGCCGCCGTGGTCGTCGGACGGCACGGCACCGTCGAGAACCCGTCGGGTGTTCCCGTTTTCGCCTGGAAAGGCGAGACGCTGCCCGAGTACTGGTGGTGCACCGACCGCATGCTGCGCTGGCCGGGTGCCGACGGCACCGAGACCGGCCCGAACATGATCCTGGACGACGGCGGGGACGCCACGCTGCTGATCCACAAGGCCGTCCAGTACGAGAAGACCGGCGTGGTGCCGAGCCTGGACGAGAGCGACCCGGAGTACTCCGAGGAGTACGCGGTCATCCTCGAGCTGCTGCGCGAGTCACTGGCCGGTGACGGCCAGTTCTGGACCCGCAACGCCCCGGAGATCATCGGCGTCACCGAGGAGACCACCACCGGTGTCAACCGGCTCTACCACCTGGCCGCCGCCGGTGAGCTGCTGTTCCCGGCGATCAACGTCAACGACTCGGTGACCAAGAGCAAGTTCGACAACAAGTACGGCATCCGCCACTCCCTCGTCGACGGCATCAACCGCGGTACCGACGTCCTCATCGGCGGCAAGGTCGCGCTGGTCGCCGGCTACGGCGACGTCGGCAAGGGCGCCGCGGAGTCGCTCCGCGGCCAGGGCGCCCGGGTCATCGTCTCCGAGGTCGATCCGATCTGCGCCCTGCAGGCGTTGATGGACGGCTACGAGGTGGCCCGCATCGACGAGGCCATCGAGCGCGCCGACCTGGTCATCACCACCACCGGCAACAAGGACATCATCCGCATCGACCACATGCAGCGGATGAAGCACCAGGCGATCCTGGGCAACATCGGCCACTTCGACAACGAGATCGACATGGCCGGGCTGGCCCGCATCCCGGGCGTGCACCGCATCGAGATCAAGCCGCAGGTGCACGAGTGGCGTTTCCCGTCCGGACGGTCGCTCATCGTGCTGTCCGAGGGACGACTGCTCAACCTGGGCAACGCGACCGGCCACCCGTCGTTCGTGATGTCGGCCTCGTTCGCCAACCAGGTCATCGCCCAGATCGAGCTGTTCACCAAGCCGAACGAGTGGGACAAGGAGGTCTACCGTCTGCCCAAGCACCTCGACGAGAAGGTCGCCAAGATCCACGTCGAGGCCCTCGGTGGCGAGCTGACCAAGCTGTCCAAGGACCAGGCCGAGTACATCGGCGTCGATGTCGAGGGCCCGTTCAAGCCGGAGCACTACCGGTACTGA